In Quercus robur chromosome 11, dhQueRobu3.1, whole genome shotgun sequence, the following proteins share a genomic window:
- the LOC126706903 gene encoding auxin-induced protein 15A-like encodes MGIRLMGIAHAKQKLQRTLSARMGMVSATSIDVPKGHFAVYVGETHKKRFVIPISYLNHPLFQDLLNRAEEEFGFDHPMGGLTIPCSEEYFITLTSALNCS; translated from the coding sequence ATGGGTATCAGATTGATGGGAATAGCTCATGCTAAACAAAAGCTTCAGAGAACTCTTTCAGCAAGAATGGGAATGGTTTCTGCTACTAGTATTGATGTACCAAAAGGCCACTTTGCAGTTTATGTCGGAGAAACACACAAGAAAAGGTTTGTGATTCCAATATCTTACTTGAACCACCCTTTATTCCAAGACTTGCTAAACAGAGCTGAggaagaatttggatttgatCATCCTATGGGCGGTCTCACAATTCCATGCAGTGAAGAATACTTCATTACTTTAACTTCAGCTCTAAATTGTTCATAA
- the LOC126706905 gene encoding auxin-responsive protein SAUR15-like: MGIHLPQIVLHAKQIIHRRSFNVPKGHFAIYVGEEEKNKKRFVVPISYLKHPLFQEMLSEAAEEFGFDHQMGGLTIPCAEEDFINLTSRLNSSRS, translated from the coding sequence ATGGGTATTCATCTACCACAGATAGTTCTTCATGCCAAGCAAATTATTCATAGGAGGTCTTTTAATGTTCCGAAAGGCCATTTCGCGATATATgtaggagaggaagagaagaatAAGAAACGTTTTGTGGTTCCAATCTCTTATTTGAAGCATCCTTTGTTCCAAGAGATGTTGAGTGAGGCAGCAGAAGAGTTTGGTTTCGATCATCAAATGGGAGGTCTTACAATTCCATGTGCTGAAGAGGATTTTATTAATCTCACTTCTCGTTTAAATAGCTCGAGGAGCTAA
- the LOC126706904 gene encoding auxin-responsive protein SAUR23-like has product MGVRMLSMIANAKQLLKLHSIHTRNQSDVPKGHIAVYVGEIQRKRFVVPISYLNHPSFQDLLKRAEEEFGFNHPMGGLTIPCKEDAFINLTSQLHAS; this is encoded by the coding sequence ATGGGGGTCCGTATGCTATCCATGATTGCCAATGCCAAGCAACTTCTCAAACTTCACTCCATCCACACAAGAAATCAGTCTGATGTTCCGAAAGGCCACATTGCAGTTTATGTGGGAGAAATCCAAAGAAAGCGGTTTGTGGTTCCCATATCATACTTGAACCATCCTTCATTCCAAGACCTGCTTAAACGAGCTGAGGAAGAGTTTGGATTCAATCATCCAATGGGTGGTCTAACAATTCCATGCAAAGAGGACGCCTTCATCAATCTCACTTCTCAATTGCATGCCTCATGA